The DNA region GCTCAAGATGGCCCCCCCGCCCGCCCTGGACCCCCTAACCGGCAAGCGGGTGCGAAGGAAGCGGGTGCCCCTTTGGGTGTGGGTGTTCCTCCTTGCCCTCCTCGCCTACCTTCTCCTCCATAAGCCTTAGGGCCTGGTCCAGGGCCTGGAGGGAGCGCCCTTCGGCGAGGATGCGCCGCCAAAGCCTTCCTCCGGGCATTCCCCGGAAGAGGCTTAGCAGGTGCCGGAGCACGGCCCAAGGCGGCGTGCCCCTATAGAGCTCCTCCTCCAGGTAGGCCCGCATCCGCCATGCCACCCCTAGGCGGCTTGGCCTGCGGTTTAGGCCGTACACCTTCCGGTCCGCCTCCTCCAGGACGAAGGGGTCCTCGTAGACCGCCCGGCCGAGCATGGCCCCGTCCACCTTGTCCAGGTGGGCCAGGGCCTCCTCCAGGGTGCGCAGGCCCCCGTTGAGGACGAAAAGGAGGTGGGGGAAGTCCCCTTTTAGGCGGTGGACCCATTCGTGGCGCAAGGGGGGGATGGCCCGGTTGGCCCGGGTGGAGAGGGAGAGGAGGGCGCTTCGGGCGTGGACGATGAAGGCCTTGGCCCCCGCCTCCGCCAGGCCCTCCACCAGGCGGGCGAGTTCCGGGTAGGTTTCCTGGCCCTCGAGGCCAAGCCGCAGCTTCACCGTGACCGGTATCCGCACCGCCTCGGCCATGGCCTGGACCATGGCCGCCACCCGCACGGGGTCCCGGAGGAGGCAGGCCCCATAACCGGCTTGCTGGGCCTTCTCCGAGGGGCAGCCCAGGTTGAGGTTGATCTCGTCGTAGCCGAAGGCTTCCCCTACCTGCGCCGCCTGGGCCAGGCGCTCGGGGTCCTTGCCCGCAAGCTGCAGGGCGATGGGGTGTTCCTCGGGGCGGTAGGCGAGGAGGCGCTCGGGGTTGCCCTTTAGGACCCCTTGGTCCACGGTCATCTCGGTGTAGAGCCTCACCCCAAGGCTCACCTGGCGCACCAAAAAGCGGAAGTGGCGGTCCGTGCGGTCCACCATGGGGGCCACGGAGAGCCTCAGGTCAAGCACCCAAGACCTCCTCCGGGGGGATGGGCCTGGGCTCGCGGAAGCTGATGTGCTCCCACTCCCCTTCCTCCACCACCAAAAGCCCCGGGTTGGCCGCCCTTAGGCGGGCCACCACCTCCTGCACCAGATCCTCGGGGGTGCTGGCGGCGGAGGTGAGGCCGAGGCTTCTCACCCCGGAAAGCCACTCGGGGCGGAGCTCCTCAGGGCGTTCCAGGCGGTACGCCCGGCCCGTGAGCTCCTGGGCCAGTTCCAAAAGCCGCATCCCGTTGGAGGAATGGGGGCTAGTGAGGACCAGGAAGGCCTCCACCCTGGGGGCGATGCGCTTCACCGCCTCCTGGCGGTTCTGCGTGGCGTAGCAGAGGTCTTTGCGGGCGGGGACCACCAGCTTGGGGAAGCGGCGCTTCAGGATTTCTATGGTGGCCAGGGTGTCGTCCACGCTCAGGGTGGTCTGGGTGAGGACCACCACCCTTTCGGGGTCGGGCACCGTCACCGTGCGGGGATCGGCCAGGCGGGGGTCCTTGCCCACGTGGGTGTGCACCGCCACCAGGATGGTCCGCTCCGGGGCCTCCCCGTAGGTGCCCTTGATCTCCTGGTGGTCGGCGGAGTCCCCCACGAGGAGGATCCAGTACCCCTCCTTGGCGTAGCGCCGGGCCTCCGTGTGCACCTTGGTGACCAGGGGGCAGGTGGCGTCCAGGATGTGGAAGCCCATCTCGGCGGCCTTCTTGCGCACGGCAGGGGGGTGGCCGTGGGCGGAAAAGACCAGGGTGCCCGCAAGCCGCCTTTCCCGCCTCAGGCGCTCCAGTTCCGCTAGGTCCTCCACGAAGTGGACCCCCTTGGCCCTGAGGCGCTCCACCACCACCCGGTTGTGGACGATCTCGTGGTAGACCACCAGCTCCCCTTGGTCCCGCAAGGCCTCCGCCCAGCGCTCCACCGCCTCAATGGCCATCACCACCCCGGCGCAGAAGCCTCGAGGCCGCGCCAGGTAGAGGCGCTCAAGCCCCCCGTCCATGCCCTCCATTCTAGGCGCTCGGGCCTTCCGCCTTTAGGAGCTGGGCTGCCATCTCCTTGGCGAAAGGGGTTTGCGCGCGGGCAAGGGCCTTCTTGGCGGTTTCCTTGCCCTTGCCCCCTGGGCGGAAGGCCTCCTGGGCCAGGGCCAAAAGGGCCAGGGCGCTTGCGGGGAAGGGCAGGCCCGCCTGTTCCAGGAGGCCCAGGCCTTCCCCATAGCGGTGGAGGGCGGTCCGGGCGTCCCCTTGGAGGAGGGCCTGGCTCCCTTCTTGAAAGGCCCGGGCCGCCCGCAAGAGGCCTTCCCCCTCCACCAAGGGCTCGCCCGCTTCCGCCGAGGCGAAGGCGGCTTCCAGAAGCCTTTCCAGGGCCAAGGCCCTTTCGCCCTCGGGAAGGAGGGGGTAGCGCTCCCGGAAGAGGGGGGCGAACCAGGAGAGGCGCAAGGGGCGGGCCAGGCGGAAGGTTTCCCCCTGGACCACGAGCTCCTCCCCCAGGGCCCGAAGGAGGGGCGCCAGGGCGGGGAAACGGGCCCGTACCCTTTCCCGGCTCGCCTCGCCGTGGAGGGCGAGGAAGAAGCGGAAGTCCTCTACTCCTTCCACGCCTCCACTTCCTTGTACTGCACCAGGGCGGCGAAGAGGGGAGAGGGGCCCTCGGCCACGGAGAACTTCACGTCCACCAGGACCACGTTTTCCGGCAACTCCTCCACGAAGCGGTTGAGCCGTTCTTGGAAAATGTCCTGGTCGTTTCCCGTGATAACCTTAAAGCGCACCCCCTGCATGGCCCCATTATGCCCTGCGCTCCACCAGGGCGCCCAGGATGTCCTCCAGGTACCTGCGGGCTTCCGGCACGGGGAGGGTTTCCAGATGGGGCAGGAGGGCGGCGTAGCCTTCTTGGGCTAGCCTCTTGGCCTCTTCCCTGGCAAAGGCCACGGCTCCTGAGGCGCTTAGCCTTTCCCAAAGCCAGCGCACCTCCCCTTCGGGCTTTTCCTCCCGGGGGAGGCGCAGGAGGGCCTCGGCCCTTTCCCTTTCCTCCGGGCTTGCCCCTTGGAGGAAGCGGAGGAGGATCAGGGTGCGCTTGCCCTCGTAGAGGTCCCCGGCGAGCTCCTTGCCGTAGGCTTCATTCCCTTCCAGGTTGAGGACGTCGTCCACGATCTGGAAGGCCACGCCCAGCTTCAAGCCGCCTTCCTCGTAAGCTTTGGGCGGGTCCTGGCCCACAAGGAGCGCCCCCAGGCGCAAGGGGGCCACGGCGGTGTAGTAGGCGGCCTTGTGGGCCACCATCCCCAGGTAGTCCTCCGGGGCGAGGTCCAGGCGGCCCTCGAGGGTCCAGGAGAGGTCCAGGTGCTGCCCGTAGGCGGTGCGGCGCACCACCTGGTGGAACTCCCGGAGGACCCTTCCGTCCCAAAGCCCCTTTTCCACCCCCTCCAGCAACAGCCCCCACATCTCGGCGTGGAGGGCGTCCCCGGCGTTCAGGGCGAGGGGCATGGGGTAGAGGCGGTGCAGGGCGGGGCGGCCCCGGCGCTCTTCGGAGCCGTCCTCAATGTCATCGTGGATCAGGACCCAGTTTTGGAAAAGCTCTAATGCGGTGGCCAAAAGGAGGGCCGCTTCGTGCCCCGCCCCGTGGGCGAGGCTGCTGTAGTAGACGAGGAGGCCGCGAAGCATCTTTCCGCCCCGCCTGGGGTAGTCCTGGAGGAGGGCCTCGTAGGCGGGGTCTTGGTGGCGCAGGTGGGCGAGGAGGCGCTCCTTTAGGGCCTTTCGCACCTCATGGGGCGCGGGCGTCATGCTATACACTTTAGGCCATGCGCGGGTTAGCCGCAGGCCTCCTCGCCCTCAACCTCGTCACCCTCATCTGGGGCACCACCTTCGTGGTGGTGAAGGGGGCGGTGGGGGAGATGGCCCCAAGCCTCCTCGTGCTCCTTCGCTTCCTGGTGGCGAGCGCCTTTTTCCTCCCCTTTGCCCTGCGCCTCCCCAAGGGCATCTGGGGCCCGGGACTTGAACTCGCCTTCTGGCTCCTTTTGGGTTACGCCTCCCAGGCGGTGGGCCTCGTTTGGACCACGGCGAGCCGGAGCGCCTTCATCACCGCCTTGAACGTGGTCCTCGTGCCCCTCCTCCTAAGCCTTGCGGGGCGCCGGGTGCGGGGGGTTTGGCTTGCCGCCCTTCTCGCCTTTTTGGGGGTGGGCCTCCTCTCCTACGACCCCAGGCAGCCCCCCCTCAACGTGGGGGACCTCTGGACCCTTCTCACCGCCCTGACCTATGCGCTTTACATCGTGCGCCTCGAGGTCCACGCCAAGGCCTACCCCTCCTTGCCCCTCACCGCCATCCAGGTCCTGGGCACCGCCCTTTTGGCCCTCCCGTGGGCCCTCCGAGAAGGGGTGCACCTGGAGGGGGTACCCTGGGGGGCGGTGCTCTACCTAGGGGTGGTGGCCACCGCCCTCACCACCTGGTTGCAAACCTGGGGGCAACGCCGCGTCCCGGCGCCCCAGGCGGCCATCCTTTACACCTTAGAGCCCGTCTGGGCCACCCTTTTCGCCTTTTTGCTCCTGGGGGAGCGCTTGGGGCCTTCGGGCCTCCTGGGAGCCTTTTTGGTCATCCTCGCCACCTTCTTGGCTATCCGCCGATCCCCAGCATGACCCGCTTGCGCAACGTGGGCAGGGTGTTCCCGAAGGCGGGCTTGCGGTTGGTGGCGATGAGGATGGCGTCTATGAGGGCCTCCACCGGGTTTTCTGCGGCGAAGGCCCAGGAGATGTCCATCTCCAGGTCGGTGAGGAGGCAGGGCCGGAGCTTCTTGTCCGAGGTGAGGCGAAGCCTGGAGCAGTGGGAGCAGAAGGGCTCGGTCACGGGGTTGATGAAGCCTAGGGTGCCCTGGGCCCCCGGGATTTTGAAGACCCGGGCGGGGGAGGAGGGGTCGTGGGGCACGGGTTCCAAGGGTCCGTAGACCGCCTCTATGCGGGAGCGGGTTTCTTGGCCGCTCACGAAGCGGCGGCGGTACTCCTCGGGGTCGGAGTT from Thermus hydrothermalis includes:
- the dusA gene encoding tRNA dihydrouridine(20/20a) synthase DusA — its product is MLDLRLSVAPMVDRTDRHFRFLVRQVSLGVRLYTEMTVDQGVLKGNPERLLAYRPEEHPIALQLAGKDPERLAQAAQVGEAFGYDEINLNLGCPSEKAQQAGYGACLLRDPVRVAAMVQAMAEAVRIPVTVKLRLGLEGQETYPELARLVEGLAEAGAKAFIVHARSALLSLSTRANRAIPPLRHEWVHRLKGDFPHLLFVLNGGLRTLEEALAHLDKVDGAMLGRAVYEDPFVLEEADRKVYGLNRRPSRLGVAWRMRAYLEEELYRGTPPWAVLRHLLSLFRGMPGGRLWRRILAEGRSLQALDQALRLMEEKVGEEGKEEHPHPKGHPLPSHPLAG
- the ispH gene encoding 4-hydroxy-3-methylbut-2-enyl diphosphate reductase, which translates into the protein MEGMDGGLERLYLARPRGFCAGVVMAIEAVERWAEALRDQGELVVYHEIVHNRVVVERLRAKGVHFVEDLAELERLRRERRLAGTLVFSAHGHPPAVRKKAAEMGFHILDATCPLVTKVHTEARRYAKEGYWILLVGDSADHQEIKGTYGEAPERTILVAVHTHVGKDPRLADPRTVTVPDPERVVVLTQTTLSVDDTLATIEILKRRFPKLVVPARKDLCYATQNRQEAVKRIAPRVEAFLVLTSPHSSNGMRLLELAQELTGRAYRLERPEELRPEWLSGVRSLGLTSAASTPEDLVQEVVARLRAANPGLLVVEEGEWEHISFREPRPIPPEEVLGA
- a CDS encoding polyprenyl synthetase family protein encodes the protein MTPAPHEVRKALKERLLAHLRHQDPAYEALLQDYPRRGGKMLRGLLVYYSSLAHGAGHEAALLLATALELFQNWVLIHDDIEDGSEERRGRPALHRLYPMPLALNAGDALHAEMWGLLLEGVEKGLWDGRVLREFHQVVRRTAYGQHLDLSWTLEGRLDLAPEDYLGMVAHKAAYYTAVAPLRLGALLVGQDPPKAYEEGGLKLGVAFQIVDDVLNLEGNEAYGKELAGDLYEGKRTLILLRFLQGASPEERERAEALLRLPREEKPEGEVRWLWERLSASGAVAFAREEAKRLAQEGYAALLPHLETLPVPEARRYLEDILGALVERRA
- a CDS encoding DMT family transporter, translating into MRGLAAGLLALNLVTLIWGTTFVVVKGAVGEMAPSLLVLLRFLVASAFFLPFALRLPKGIWGPGLELAFWLLLGYASQAVGLVWTTASRSAFITALNVVLVPLLLSLAGRRVRGVWLAALLAFLGVGLLSYDPRQPPLNVGDLWTLLTALTYALYIVRLEVHAKAYPSLPLTAIQVLGTALLALPWALREGVHLEGVPWGAVLYLGVVATALTTWLQTWGQRRVPAPQAAILYTLEPVWATLFAFLLLGERLGPSGLLGAFLVILATFLAIRRSPA